In a genomic window of Amphiprion ocellaris isolate individual 3 ecotype Okinawa chromosome 13, ASM2253959v1, whole genome shotgun sequence:
- the dctn4 gene encoding dynactin subunit 4 isoform X2: protein MASLLQPDRVVYLVRGEKRIRAPLSQLYFCRYCSELRSLECVSHEVDSHYCPSCLENMPSAEAKLKKNRCANCFDCPCCMHTLSTRATNIPAPLPDDPTKTAMKKAYYLACGFCRWTSRDVGMADKSVASGGWQEPENPHTQRINKLIEYYQQLAHREKQERDRKKLARRRQCMPLAFSEKYGLGTRLQKQRSGAPISSLAGLSLKEGEDQKEISIEPAQALDEVEPLPEDCYTRPISLPEVTTLRQRLLQPDFQPAGASQLHPRHKHLLMKRSLRCRKCEHNLSKPEFNPTSIKFKIQLVAVSYIPEVRIMSIPNLRYMKESQVLLTLTNPVENITHVTLAACEEEDPDDINSTAKVIVPTKELVLAGKDAAAEYDELAEPQDFQDDPDVVAFRKSNKIGFFIKVIPQKEEDADVTVSFKVRHDFRNLAAPMRPSEEAGDAAAEAIWLVQNVELRLGPLAP from the exons ATGGCGTCCCTTTTGCAGCCAGATAGAGTTGTCTATCTGGTTCGTGGGGAGAAAAGAATCAGAGCCCCTTTATCTCAGCTTTATTTCTGTCGCTACTGTAGTGAACTACGGTCTCTGGAATGCGTGTCTCACGAG GTGGACTCTCACTACTGTCCAAGCTGTCTGGAGAACATGCCTTCAGCAGAGGCCAAACTTAAGAAGAACAG GTGTGCAAATTGTTTCGACTGCCCATGTTGCATGCACACACTGTCTACTCGGGCCACTAACATCCCAGCTCCTCTGCCCGATGATCCGACCAAGACGGCCATGAAGAAAGCCTACTATTTGGCCTGTGGTTTCTGTCGCTGGACCTCAAGGGATGTGGGAATGGCTGACAAATCAGTTG CGAGCGGTGGATGGCAAGAGCCGGAGAACCCTCACACTCAGCGG ATCAACAAGCTGATAGAGTATTATCAGCAGCTGGCTCACCGAGAGAAGCAAGAGCGAGACAGGAAGAAGTTGGCCAGGAGACGACAGTGCATGCCCCTGGCATTCTCG GAAAAATATGGCCTTGGAACCAGACTGCAGAAACAGAGGTCTGGAGCTCCTATATCAAGCCTGGCTGGCCTCTC CCTTAAAGAGGGTGAGGACCAGAAAGAGATCAGCATCGAACCTGCCCAGGCCCTTGATGAAGTGGAGCCTCTCCCTGAGGATTGTTATACCAGACCCATTAGTTTACCGGAAG TGACCACGCTGCGCCAGCGACTTCTGCAGCCAGACTTCCAGCCTGCAGGAGCGTCGCAGCTTCACCCCCGACACAAGCACCTCCTGATGAAGCGCTCGCTGCGATGCAGG AAATGCGAGCACAACTTGAGCAAGCCAGAGTTCAATCCTACTTCAATCAAGTTTAAAattcagttggtggctgt GAGTTATATCCCTGAAGTGAGAATTATGTCCATTCCAAATCTCCGGTACATGAAG GAGAGCCAGGTGCTGCTGACCCTCACCAACCCGGTGGAGAACATCACCCACGTCACCCTTGCTGCTTGTGAGGAGGAAGATCCTGATGACATCAACAGCACTGCCAAG GTTATAGTACCCACTAAGGAGCTGGTCTTGGCAGGaaaggatgctgctgctgagtatGACGAACTGGCTGAACCTCAGGACTTCCAGGATGACCCAGA TGTTGTTGCCTTCAGGAAATCCAACAAGATCGGTTTCTTCATCAAAGTGATCCCTCAGAAAGAAGAGGACGCGGATGTCACTGTTTCGTTTAAGGTCCGACACGACTTCCGCAACCTCGCAGCTCCCATGAGGCCGAGCGAGGAGGCAGGCGACGCTGCCGCTGAAGCCATTTGGCTGGTGCAGAACGTAGAGCTGAGGCTGGGGCCGCTCGCCCCCTGA
- the dctn4 gene encoding dynactin subunit 4 isoform X1, translated as MASLLQPDRVVYLVRGEKRIRAPLSQLYFCRYCSELRSLECVSHEVDSHYCPSCLENMPSAEAKLKKNRCANCFDCPCCMHTLSTRATNIPAPLPDDPTKTAMKKAYYLACGFCRWTSRDVGMADKSVASGGWQEPENPHTQRINKLIEYYQQLAHREKQERDRKKLARRRQCMPLAFSQHTIHVVEKYGLGTRLQKQRSGAPISSLAGLSLKEGEDQKEISIEPAQALDEVEPLPEDCYTRPISLPEVTTLRQRLLQPDFQPAGASQLHPRHKHLLMKRSLRCRKCEHNLSKPEFNPTSIKFKIQLVAVSYIPEVRIMSIPNLRYMKESQVLLTLTNPVENITHVTLAACEEEDPDDINSTAKVIVPTKELVLAGKDAAAEYDELAEPQDFQDDPDVVAFRKSNKIGFFIKVIPQKEEDADVTVSFKVRHDFRNLAAPMRPSEEAGDAAAEAIWLVQNVELRLGPLAP; from the exons ATGGCGTCCCTTTTGCAGCCAGATAGAGTTGTCTATCTGGTTCGTGGGGAGAAAAGAATCAGAGCCCCTTTATCTCAGCTTTATTTCTGTCGCTACTGTAGTGAACTACGGTCTCTGGAATGCGTGTCTCACGAG GTGGACTCTCACTACTGTCCAAGCTGTCTGGAGAACATGCCTTCAGCAGAGGCCAAACTTAAGAAGAACAG GTGTGCAAATTGTTTCGACTGCCCATGTTGCATGCACACACTGTCTACTCGGGCCACTAACATCCCAGCTCCTCTGCCCGATGATCCGACCAAGACGGCCATGAAGAAAGCCTACTATTTGGCCTGTGGTTTCTGTCGCTGGACCTCAAGGGATGTGGGAATGGCTGACAAATCAGTTG CGAGCGGTGGATGGCAAGAGCCGGAGAACCCTCACACTCAGCGG ATCAACAAGCTGATAGAGTATTATCAGCAGCTGGCTCACCGAGAGAAGCAAGAGCGAGACAGGAAGAAGTTGGCCAGGAGACGACAGTGCATGCCCCTGGCATTCTCG CAACACACTATTCATGTGGTG GAAAAATATGGCCTTGGAACCAGACTGCAGAAACAGAGGTCTGGAGCTCCTATATCAAGCCTGGCTGGCCTCTC CCTTAAAGAGGGTGAGGACCAGAAAGAGATCAGCATCGAACCTGCCCAGGCCCTTGATGAAGTGGAGCCTCTCCCTGAGGATTGTTATACCAGACCCATTAGTTTACCGGAAG TGACCACGCTGCGCCAGCGACTTCTGCAGCCAGACTTCCAGCCTGCAGGAGCGTCGCAGCTTCACCCCCGACACAAGCACCTCCTGATGAAGCGCTCGCTGCGATGCAGG AAATGCGAGCACAACTTGAGCAAGCCAGAGTTCAATCCTACTTCAATCAAGTTTAAAattcagttggtggctgt GAGTTATATCCCTGAAGTGAGAATTATGTCCATTCCAAATCTCCGGTACATGAAG GAGAGCCAGGTGCTGCTGACCCTCACCAACCCGGTGGAGAACATCACCCACGTCACCCTTGCTGCTTGTGAGGAGGAAGATCCTGATGACATCAACAGCACTGCCAAG GTTATAGTACCCACTAAGGAGCTGGTCTTGGCAGGaaaggatgctgctgctgagtatGACGAACTGGCTGAACCTCAGGACTTCCAGGATGACCCAGA TGTTGTTGCCTTCAGGAAATCCAACAAGATCGGTTTCTTCATCAAAGTGATCCCTCAGAAAGAAGAGGACGCGGATGTCACTGTTTCGTTTAAGGTCCGACACGACTTCCGCAACCTCGCAGCTCCCATGAGGCCGAGCGAGGAGGCAGGCGACGCTGCCGCTGAAGCCATTTGGCTGGTGCAGAACGTAGAGCTGAGGCTGGGGCCGCTCGCCCCCTGA